One Nocardioidaceae bacterium SCSIO 66511 genomic window carries:
- a CDS encoding ATP-binding cassette domain-containing protein produces the protein MTDARLIEVRDVGKTYGNVIALRDVSTTVGAGQVTCVLGDNGAGKSTFIKILAGAHEHSSGELLIDGVARQLSSPRAALSLGIATVYQDLAVVPLMPVWRNFFLGSEPTKGAGPLRRLDVDFMRRTTKSELAAMGIDLRDVDQPIGTLSGGERQCVAIARAVYFGARVLILDEPTAALGVKQSGVVLKYIAKARERGLGVVFITHNPHHAYPVGDRFVLLRRGRSMGEWAKSDITLDELTSMMAGGAELEELGEELAASLGADSEIAQDLKAEAADTE, from the coding sequence ATGACAGATGCACGCTTGATCGAGGTACGCGACGTCGGCAAGACGTACGGCAACGTGATCGCGCTGCGCGACGTGAGTACGACCGTCGGTGCGGGCCAGGTGACCTGCGTGCTCGGCGACAACGGCGCGGGCAAGTCGACTTTCATCAAGATCCTCGCCGGCGCCCACGAGCACAGCAGCGGCGAGCTGCTGATCGACGGCGTGGCAAGGCAGCTGAGCTCGCCGCGGGCGGCGTTGTCGCTCGGCATCGCGACCGTGTACCAAGACCTCGCCGTCGTGCCGCTGATGCCCGTGTGGCGCAACTTCTTCCTTGGCTCCGAGCCCACCAAGGGGGCCGGTCCGCTGCGTCGCCTCGACGTCGACTTCATGCGGCGTACGACGAAGAGCGAGCTGGCGGCGATGGGCATCGACCTGCGCGACGTCGACCAGCCGATCGGCACGCTGTCCGGCGGTGAGCGGCAGTGTGTCGCGATCGCGCGTGCCGTCTACTTCGGTGCGCGGGTGCTGATCCTCGACGAGCCGACGGCAGCGCTCGGCGTGAAGCAGTCGGGTGTCGTGCTGAAGTACATCGCGAAGGCGCGCGAGCGCGGGCTCGGCGTCGTGTTCATCACCCACAACCCGCACCACGCGTACCCGGTCGGTGACAGGTTCGTGCTGCTGCGGCGCGGCCGCAGCATGGGCGAGTGGGCGAAGTCCGACATCACGCTCGACGAGCTGACGTCGATGATGGCCGGAGGAGCGGAGCTGGAGGAGCTCGG
- a CDS encoding ABC transporter permease, giving the protein MSATTTTDERLGGATTLVRVLRRPEVGAAVAALLVFVFFSLYTDTFLTDAGFATWTESSARIGIMAVGVSMLMIGGEFDLSTGTMIGTTGLTVGVLTTHYGVNVWVAVLIALALALAIGALNGILVMRTGLPSFIVTLATFFVLQGFNLALVKAIIGGVSVQGMRDVPYFDSIEPVFAADVSLLFGASVSISVVWWIAVTAVATWVLLRTKAGNWIFAVGGAATSARQVGVPLYRTKIGLFMTTAFAGWLVGMIDLFGSASVTSAKGVGDEFIFIICAVVGGCLLTGGYGSAIGAALGALIYGMTEKGIVYAGWDSDWLMTFLGVMLLLAVLVNTWVRKQAEVSR; this is encoded by the coding sequence ATGTCGGCAACCACAACCACCGACGAGCGTCTCGGCGGTGCTACCACCTTGGTACGCGTGCTGCGCCGGCCCGAGGTCGGCGCAGCGGTCGCAGCGCTGCTCGTGTTCGTGTTCTTCTCGCTGTACACCGATACGTTCCTCACCGATGCCGGATTCGCCACCTGGACGGAGTCGTCGGCCCGGATCGGCATCATGGCGGTCGGCGTCTCGATGCTGATGATCGGCGGCGAGTTCGACCTCTCGACCGGCACCATGATCGGTACGACCGGACTCACCGTCGGCGTGCTCACGACGCACTACGGCGTCAACGTCTGGGTGGCGGTGCTGATCGCCCTCGCCCTCGCCCTCGCGATCGGTGCGCTCAACGGCATCCTGGTGATGCGAACGGGCCTGCCGAGCTTCATCGTCACGCTGGCGACCTTCTTCGTACTGCAGGGGTTCAACCTCGCGTTGGTGAAGGCGATCATCGGCGGCGTCTCCGTGCAGGGCATGCGCGACGTACCGTACTTCGACTCGATCGAGCCGGTTTTCGCCGCCGACGTCTCGCTCCTGTTCGGTGCCTCCGTCAGCATCTCGGTGGTCTGGTGGATCGCCGTGACGGCCGTCGCCACCTGGGTGTTGCTTCGCACGAAGGCCGGTAACTGGATCTTCGCGGTCGGCGGCGCGGCCACCAGTGCGCGCCAGGTCGGCGTACCGCTGTATCGCACCAAGATCGGGCTGTTCATGACGACCGCGTTCGCGGGCTGGCTGGTCGGCATGATCGACCTGTTCGGCTCGGCGAGCGTGACCAGCGCGAAGGGCGTCGGTGACGAGTTCATCTTCATCATCTGCGCCGTCGTCGGCGGCTGCCTGCTCACCGGTGGCTACGGCTCCGCGATCGGCGCCGCGCTCGGAGCCTTGATCTACGGCATGACCGAGAAGGGCATCGTGTACGCCGGCTGGGACAGCGACTGGCTGATGACGTTCCTCGGTGTGATGCTGCTGCTCGCGGTGCTCGTGAACACCTGGGTACGTAAACAGGCGGAGGTGTCGCGATGA
- a CDS encoding sugar ABC transporter substrate-binding protein, whose amino-acid sequence MKTLRIAAVAAATALMLTACSGTGQEDDGAEDASDLDLTYAVVTHARPDDAFWSVVKSGADRAGEDLGVDVEYNSDPDVTKQAELVDSAVADDVDGIVVSMADPDGLEKSVKAAVDAGIPVITINSGIDESKAFGAITHVGQSETIAGEAAGEKFSEVGAKKLICVIHEPGNTGLEQRCAGAKSKFSGSMENLQVDGSNAQEAKNSIEAALQADDSIDGVLALNADVALGAQQAVGEGADVQIGTFDLSEDLIKQIQADKIAFAIDQQPYTQGYLGVQFLYLDAINGNQVGGGKPVYSGPAFVTKDNADEVLEYAENGTR is encoded by the coding sequence ATGAAGACTCTGCGGATCGCCGCTGTGGCCGCGGCCACAGCCCTGATGCTCACCGCGTGCAGCGGCACGGGCCAGGAGGACGACGGTGCCGAGGACGCGTCCGATCTCGACCTGACGTACGCGGTCGTCACCCACGCGAGGCCGGATGACGCGTTCTGGAGTGTCGTGAAGTCCGGCGCCGACCGGGCGGGCGAGGATCTCGGGGTCGACGTCGAGTACAACTCCGACCCCGACGTCACCAAGCAGGCCGAGCTCGTCGACTCCGCAGTGGCCGACGACGTCGACGGGATCGTCGTCTCGATGGCCGACCCCGACGGTCTCGAGAAGTCGGTGAAAGCGGCCGTCGACGCCGGCATCCCGGTGATCACCATCAACTCCGGCATCGACGAGTCGAAGGCATTCGGCGCCATCACCCACGTCGGGCAGAGCGAGACGATCGCCGGAGAGGCGGCAGGCGAGAAGTTCAGCGAGGTCGGCGCGAAGAAGCTGATCTGCGTCATCCACGAGCCGGGCAACACCGGCCTCGAGCAGCGCTGCGCGGGTGCGAAGAGCAAGTTCTCCGGATCTATGGAGAACCTCCAGGTCGACGGCTCGAACGCGCAGGAGGCCAAGAACTCCATCGAGGCCGCACTGCAGGCCGACGACTCGATCGACGGCGTACTGGCGCTCAACGCCGACGTCGCGCTCGGCGCGCAGCAGGCCGTCGGAGAGGGCGCCGACGTACAGATCGGGACGTTCGACCTGTCCGAGGACCTCATCAAGCAGATCCAGGCCGATAAGATCGCCTTCGCCATCGACCAACAGCCGTACACGCAAGGCTATCTGGGCGTGCAGTTCCTCTACCTGGACGCGATCAACGGCAATCAGGTCGGCGGCGGTAAGCCGGTCTACTCGGGCCCGGCGTTCGTCACCAAGGACAACGCCGACGAGGTGCTCGAGTACGCCGAGAACGGCACTCGCTGA
- a CDS encoding Gfo/Idh/MocA family oxidoreductase codes for MRIGLVGAGRIGAMHAEILAGLEDLDVTVTDADADRAQIVAKKAGHSYTSSVDELFEQSIDAVVIASATDSHPVLIRRAVEHRIPVFCEKPVASDVAGTLEVIAAIDGTGVPVQIGFQRRFDAGYVQARKEIESGRLGWLHTLRSTTLDPAPPPEEYVASSGGIFIDCAVHDFDSVRWVTGREVVSVYATGSNRGASFFSAHGDVDTASATLRFDDDALAVVSVTRYNAAGYDIRLEAFGSEGSVSTGLDDKTPLRSTEPGVTFPSGPAYTAFPERFADAYVAELAAFVRLVREGGESPCTPGDALEAFYIAEACEMSRADDRVVYLSDVRR; via the coding sequence ATGAGAATCGGGCTCGTTGGCGCGGGTCGAATCGGCGCGATGCACGCCGAGATCCTTGCCGGCTTGGAAGATCTCGACGTGACCGTCACCGATGCCGATGCCGACCGTGCTCAGATCGTCGCGAAGAAGGCGGGGCATTCGTACACCTCGTCGGTCGACGAGCTGTTCGAGCAGTCCATTGATGCGGTCGTCATCGCTTCGGCCACAGACTCCCATCCGGTGCTGATCCGGCGTGCCGTTGAGCATCGCATCCCGGTCTTCTGCGAGAAGCCGGTCGCGTCCGACGTCGCCGGCACGCTCGAGGTGATCGCCGCGATCGACGGCACGGGCGTACCCGTACAGATCGGTTTTCAACGCCGGTTCGATGCCGGTTATGTCCAAGCACGCAAGGAGATCGAGTCCGGACGACTCGGCTGGTTGCACACGTTGCGGTCCACGACACTCGACCCCGCTCCGCCGCCCGAGGAGTACGTCGCGAGCTCCGGCGGCATCTTCATCGACTGTGCGGTGCACGACTTCGACAGCGTGCGCTGGGTGACCGGCCGCGAGGTCGTGTCGGTCTACGCGACCGGCTCGAATCGCGGTGCGTCGTTCTTCAGCGCACACGGCGATGTCGACACCGCCAGCGCGACGCTGCGCTTCGACGACGACGCTCTGGCTGTCGTCTCGGTGACGCGTTACAACGCCGCGGGCTATGACATCCGCCTGGAGGCGTTTGGCTCCGAGGGCTCGGTGAGCACCGGGCTCGACGACAAGACGCCGCTGCGCTCGACCGAGCCCGGTGTCACGTTCCCGTCCGGTCCGGCGTACACCGCGTTCCCCGAACGCTTCGCCGATGCGTACGTCGCCGAGCTCGCGGCGTTCGTCCGGCTCGTACGCGAGGGCGGCGAGTCGCCGTGCACTCCGGGCGACGCCCTGGAAGCCTTCTACATCGCCGAAGCGTGCGAGATGTCGCGCGCAGACGACCGTGTCGTCTACCTTTCGGATGTGCGCCGGTAG
- a CDS encoding GntR family transcriptional regulator, which translates to MANDPRITLDRSSPVPLYFQVAEQLEAAILDGRLAPGDRISNEVALAHELGLSRPTMRQAIQVLVDKGMLVRKRGVGTQVVHGKIRRSVELTSLYDDLNTAGQSPRTEVLGLEIAVTTEEIAAELQVEPGEPAWSLQRLRYIGDEPLALMHNYLPAETLDLNAIDLENHGLYEALRRTGLHMRVAQQRIGARRAEAREARLLGERRGSPLLTMRRTAYDDAGRVVEYGTHVYRPELYTFEITLVDR; encoded by the coding sequence ATGGCGAACGACCCCCGCATCACCTTGGACCGGTCCAGCCCGGTGCCGTTGTATTTCCAGGTCGCCGAGCAGCTCGAGGCGGCGATCCTCGACGGCAGGCTCGCACCCGGCGACCGGATCAGCAACGAGGTGGCGCTCGCACACGAACTGGGGCTGTCACGTCCGACCATGCGGCAGGCGATTCAGGTGCTCGTCGACAAGGGGATGCTCGTACGCAAACGCGGTGTCGGCACCCAGGTCGTACACGGCAAAATCCGGCGGTCGGTCGAGCTCACCAGCCTGTACGACGATCTGAACACGGCGGGACAGAGCCCGCGCACGGAGGTTCTCGGGCTCGAGATCGCCGTCACCACCGAGGAGATCGCGGCCGAACTCCAGGTCGAGCCCGGCGAGCCCGCGTGGTCGCTGCAACGCCTTCGCTACATCGGCGACGAACCACTCGCGCTCATGCACAACTACCTACCGGCCGAGACGCTCGACCTGAACGCGATCGATCTGGAGAACCACGGCCTGTACGAGGCGCTGCGGCGTACCGGCCTGCACATGCGCGTCGCCCAACAACGCATTGGTGCCCGCCGTGCGGAGGCGCGCGAGGCCCGACTGCTCGGCGAGAGGCGCGGCTCTCCCCTACTCACCATGCGGCGCACGGCGTACGACGATGCAGGGCGAGTGGTCGAGTACGGCACCCATGTCTACCGCCCCGAGCTCTACACGTTCGAGATCACCCTGGTCGACCGCTGA
- a CDS encoding ROK family glucokinase, protein MAERLAIGIDIGGTKVAAGVVDLDGHVRARLRRETPTTSPQEVLNTIVEIVDELRAGHHITSVGIGAAGFVDATRSTVLFSPHLAWRNEPLRDAVHRRIGLSVLVDNDANAAAWAEWRFGAAQNEEDLICITLGTGIGGALVIGGQLHRGRWGLAGEFGHMQVVPQGHRCECGNRGCWEQYASGNALVREAKILAEGNSPLAHRLLDKVDGDPSRITGPLVSEVAREGDPEAIALLAEVGDWLGVGIAGLAAAFDSGLFVIGGGVSEANELLIEPARAAFRRTLTGRGYRSEARIVRAHLGPDAGMIGAADMSRTFRRRRRRRSPRTSTRNAPLRSRLREPTPISSRFSTRRATSGE, encoded by the coding sequence ATGGCTGAGCGCCTTGCGATCGGAATCGACATCGGCGGTACGAAGGTTGCCGCCGGAGTCGTCGATCTGGACGGTCACGTACGCGCCCGTCTGCGGCGGGAGACTCCGACGACCAGCCCGCAGGAGGTGCTGAACACCATCGTCGAGATCGTCGACGAACTGCGCGCGGGGCACCACATCACATCGGTGGGCATCGGCGCTGCCGGGTTCGTCGATGCGACCCGCTCGACGGTGTTGTTCTCGCCGCATCTGGCGTGGCGCAACGAGCCGTTGCGCGATGCCGTACACCGCCGCATCGGCCTGTCCGTGCTCGTCGACAACGACGCCAACGCCGCCGCGTGGGCGGAGTGGCGCTTCGGCGCGGCACAGAACGAAGAAGACCTCATCTGCATCACCCTCGGCACCGGGATCGGCGGCGCGCTGGTCATCGGCGGCCAACTGCACCGCGGCCGCTGGGGGCTGGCGGGGGAGTTCGGGCACATGCAGGTCGTACCGCAGGGCCATCGGTGCGAATGCGGCAACCGTGGCTGCTGGGAGCAGTACGCGAGTGGCAACGCGCTGGTGCGTGAGGCGAAGATCCTCGCGGAGGGCAATTCTCCGCTGGCGCATCGGCTGCTGGACAAGGTCGACGGCGACCCATCGCGCATCACCGGTCCGTTGGTGAGCGAGGTGGCGCGCGAGGGTGATCCCGAGGCGATCGCGCTGCTCGCGGAAGTCGGGGACTGGCTCGGCGTCGGTATCGCCGGTTTGGCGGCGGCGTTCGACAGCGGCCTGTTCGTCATCGGCGGCGGTGTCTCGGAGGCCAACGAGCTGTTGATCGAGCCGGCGCGTGCCGCGTTCCGGCGTACGCTCACCGGACGCGGCTACCGCTCGGAGGCGCGCATCGTACGCGCGCACCTCGGCCCCGACGCCGGCATGATCGGCGCCGCGGACATGTCGCGTACGTTCCGCCGCCGTCGCCGGCGGCGCTCGCCGCGTACCTCGACACGTAACGCGCCGCTACGTTCACGTCTGCGCGAGCCCACTCCGATCTCGTCGCGCTTCTCGACCCGTCGCGCGACATCCGGCGAATAG
- a CDS encoding ROK family glucokinase, with translation MGLTVGVDIGGTKIAAGVVDESGTIVIDDVRDTPATDPAALAETVADLVDDLRRKRDIEAVGIGAAGFVDASRSTVLFAPNIDWYDEPLAARVQDLVGLKVVVENDANAAAWGEFRFGAGADVDDLLLVTVGTGIGAGIIHAGQLFRGGFGVAAEVGHLRMVPAGILCGCGQYGCWEQYGSGRALVREAADRIRARMVAAKPLADLAGGDPDGVTGPMVTEAAQAGDPLAIDLIADAGSWVGQGLASLASVLDPTTIAIGGGVAAAGDLLMGPVQEAFVRHLSAGTARPHAELRLATLGNEAGLVGAADLARIP, from the coding sequence ATGGGACTGACCGTCGGCGTTGACATCGGGGGCACCAAGATCGCGGCCGGCGTCGTGGACGAGTCGGGCACGATCGTCATCGACGATGTGCGGGACACGCCGGCAACCGATCCGGCCGCGCTGGCGGAGACGGTTGCCGACCTGGTCGACGACCTCCGCCGCAAACGCGATATCGAAGCCGTCGGGATCGGCGCCGCGGGATTTGTCGACGCGTCGCGGTCGACTGTGCTGTTCGCACCGAACATCGACTGGTACGACGAGCCGTTGGCCGCTCGCGTACAGGATCTCGTCGGGCTCAAGGTCGTCGTCGAGAACGACGCCAACGCGGCCGCCTGGGGAGAGTTCAGGTTCGGCGCGGGCGCCGACGTCGATGACCTCCTACTCGTCACCGTCGGCACCGGGATCGGTGCCGGCATCATCCATGCCGGTCAGCTTTTCCGCGGCGGGTTCGGCGTCGCGGCAGAGGTGGGGCATCTGCGGATGGTCCCGGCCGGCATCTTGTGCGGGTGCGGGCAGTACGGCTGCTGGGAGCAGTACGGCAGCGGTCGTGCACTCGTACGCGAGGCCGCCGACCGGATCCGCGCGCGGATGGTCGCAGCGAAGCCATTGGCCGATCTGGCCGGTGGCGACCCCGATGGCGTCACGGGCCCGATGGTCACCGAGGCCGCACAGGCCGGCGACCCGCTGGCCATCGATCTGATCGCCGATGCGGGGTCATGGGTAGGGCAGGGTCTCGCGTCGTTGGCCTCGGTGCTCGACCCGACCACGATCGCGATCGGCGGCGGCGTTGCTGCGGCCGGCGATCTGTTGATGGGGCCGGTGCAGGAGGCCTTCGTACGCCATCTCTCGGCCGGCACGGCTCGTCCGCATGCGGAGTTGCGCCTTGCCACTCTCGGTAACGAGGCGGGGCTTGTGGGTGCGGCAGACCTCGCCCGGATACCGTGA
- a CDS encoding ArsA family ATPase yields MRIILFTGKGGVGKTTAAAGTATLAGRSGLKTLVMSTDAAHSLADAFGVAAGPEPVEVDSHVWVQQVDAQRRFERSWETVQGYLRSVLDASGVDPIAAEELTVLPGAEEVIALLELRDQAASGRWDLVIVDCAPTAETLRLLALPEALAWYMDRVFPTERRVVTALRPLLAKAAGVPMPRDDVFDAIERLHADLGDVHDLLVGPGCSVRLVLTPESVVLAEARRAFTTLSLYGYRVDGVLANRVFPDADADPWRQGWVDAQRPLLGEVEASFAPLPVWRGAYRASEPVGVDALTDFAAETYADADPFAIPDGEPMVVTREGERVDLSLALPLADTGNVHLARHGNDLVVTVGSYRRVLALPAVLTRLEVRKARVSAGRLEVRFGAARRERGTSGSTSATSRSGVEEADG; encoded by the coding sequence GTGCGGATCATCCTGTTCACCGGCAAGGGCGGCGTCGGCAAGACGACCGCTGCCGCCGGTACAGCCACCCTTGCGGGTCGCAGCGGGCTGAAGACGCTGGTGATGTCGACCGATGCGGCGCATTCGCTCGCCGATGCCTTCGGCGTCGCGGCCGGGCCGGAGCCGGTCGAGGTCGACTCGCACGTGTGGGTGCAGCAGGTGGATGCGCAGCGGCGCTTCGAACGTTCCTGGGAGACGGTGCAGGGCTACCTGCGTAGCGTGCTCGATGCGTCGGGAGTCGATCCGATTGCTGCCGAGGAGCTGACGGTCCTGCCCGGCGCCGAGGAGGTAATCGCCCTGCTCGAGCTGCGCGACCAGGCAGCGTCGGGTCGTTGGGACCTCGTCATCGTCGACTGTGCGCCCACGGCCGAGACGCTGCGTCTGTTGGCGCTGCCGGAGGCGCTCGCGTGGTACATGGATCGCGTCTTCCCGACCGAGCGGCGCGTCGTCACGGCGTTGCGCCCGCTGCTCGCCAAGGCCGCGGGGGTGCCGATGCCCCGCGACGACGTCTTCGATGCGATCGAGCGCTTGCACGCCGATCTCGGCGACGTGCACGACCTGCTCGTCGGCCCGGGATGTTCGGTACGACTGGTTCTGACGCCGGAGTCGGTCGTACTCGCGGAGGCCCGACGAGCCTTCACCACGCTGTCGTTGTACGGCTACCGCGTCGACGGCGTACTCGCCAACCGCGTGTTTCCCGATGCCGATGCCGACCCGTGGCGGCAGGGATGGGTGGATGCGCAGCGTCCGTTGCTCGGCGAGGTCGAGGCTTCGTTCGCGCCGCTGCCGGTGTGGCGCGGTGCGTACCGCGCAAGTGAGCCGGTCGGCGTTGATGCGCTGACGGATTTCGCTGCCGAGACGTACGCGGACGCAGACCCGTTTGCGATACCCGACGGTGAGCCGATGGTCGTCACCCGAGAAGGTGAGCGGGTCGATCTGTCGCTCGCGTTGCCGCTTGCCGATACGGGCAATGTGCACCTCGCCCGGCACGGCAATGACCTGGTCGTGACGGTCGGGTCTTACCGTCGCGTGCTCGCGTTGCCTGCCGTCCTCACGCGGCTGGAGGTACGTAAGGCGCGGGTGTCAGCCGGGCGCCTGGAGGTTCGGTTCGGAGCGGCGAGGAGAGAGCGAGGGACGAGCGGGTCGACGAGCGCGACCTCGAGATCCGGTGTGGAGGAGGCAGATGGCTGA
- a CDS encoding SRPBCC family protein, giving the protein MAEQTTSDIVVEADPGPIMDVVADFPAYPLWATGVKETEVLELEDTGRAKRVRFVLDATPIRDEYALAYVWQGDEQVSWQLDESGKMLRAMDGAYVLSPLGPGRTRVTYRLEVQVSIPLLGMLKRKAEKVIIDTALKGLKKRVEQGD; this is encoded by the coding sequence ATGGCCGAACAGACCACCAGCGATATCGTCGTCGAAGCCGATCCGGGCCCGATCATGGACGTCGTCGCCGACTTTCCCGCGTACCCGCTGTGGGCGACGGGCGTCAAGGAGACCGAGGTGCTCGAGCTCGAGGACACCGGTCGTGCGAAGCGGGTCCGCTTCGTGCTCGACGCGACGCCCATCCGCGACGAGTACGCGCTCGCGTACGTGTGGCAGGGCGATGAGCAGGTGAGTTGGCAGCTCGATGAGTCGGGCAAGATGCTGCGCGCGATGGACGGCGCGTACGTCCTGTCGCCGCTCGGCCCCGGTCGTACGCGCGTCACGTACCGGCTGGAGGTCCAGGTGTCGATCCCGCTGCTGGGCATGCTCAAGCGCAAGGCCGAGAAGGTCATCATCGACACTGCGCTGAAGGGTCTGAAGAAGCGCGTCGAGCAGGGCGACTGA
- a CDS encoding AMP-dependent synthetase/ligase: MPASHRLEDQLRAYASPPTYQVPEKGNLTDDVVNAALERPTAVTFSRSSADGWVDVTTTEFESQVKAVAKGLLAAGVVAGDRVGLLSRTRYEWTLLDYAIWWVGAATVPIYETSSPSQIEWILSDSGAVACIVETREHVGRVQEVRGGIESLSNVWSLDDGAVKALETLGADVDDDTLEERRSSVTPESLATVIYTSGTTGRPKGCCITHSNFMFELGVATLLLDELFETEGASTLLFLPLAHVFARIIQVGCVRSGVRMGHTADVRDLLVHLDDFKPTFILAVPRVFEKVFNGASQKAHADGKGAIFDRAVDTAIAYSRALDGRRVPVLLRARHAIFDRLVYGKLRAALGGRAQYAISGGAPLGERLAHFFRGIGVPVLEGYGLTETTAALAVNLPGETKIGTVGRPIPGTEVKVGEDGELLFRGGQVFSGYWKNDAATADALDDGWFHTGDMGEIDEEGFVRITGRKKEILVTAGGKNVAPAVMEDIIRAHPLVSQCMVVGDGKPFIAALVTLDPEVIEDWAPANGKSPDPAALADDPDVIAQIQTAVDEANAAVSRAESIRKFTILPIDWTEEGGQVTPTLKLKRNVVMREFRDDVESLFD, translated from the coding sequence ATGCCCGCGAGCCACCGCTTGGAGGACCAGTTGCGCGCGTACGCATCGCCACCGACGTACCAGGTGCCCGAGAAGGGCAACCTGACCGACGACGTCGTCAACGCCGCTCTCGAGCGCCCGACTGCGGTTACGTTCAGCCGGTCCTCTGCCGATGGCTGGGTCGATGTCACGACCACGGAATTCGAGTCGCAGGTCAAGGCCGTCGCCAAGGGACTGCTCGCTGCCGGTGTCGTGGCCGGCGACCGGGTCGGCCTGCTGAGCCGCACCCGCTACGAGTGGACGCTGCTGGACTACGCGATCTGGTGGGTCGGCGCTGCGACCGTGCCCATCTACGAGACCAGCTCCCCTTCGCAGATCGAGTGGATCCTCTCCGACTCCGGCGCCGTCGCCTGCATCGTTGAGACCCGCGAGCATGTCGGGCGCGTACAGGAGGTACGCGGCGGCATCGAGTCGCTGAGCAACGTCTGGAGCCTCGACGACGGCGCGGTCAAGGCGCTCGAGACCCTCGGCGCCGACGTCGACGACGACACCCTCGAGGAGCGGCGCAGCTCGGTGACGCCGGAGTCGCTCGCCACGGTCATCTACACCTCCGGCACCACCGGCCGGCCCAAAGGCTGCTGCATCACCCACTCCAACTTCATGTTCGAGCTCGGTGTCGCGACCCTGCTGCTCGACGAGCTGTTCGAGACCGAAGGCGCCTCGACGCTGCTGTTCCTACCGCTTGCGCACGTCTTCGCACGCATCATCCAGGTCGGCTGCGTACGCTCGGGCGTACGCATGGGCCACACCGCCGACGTACGAGATCTGCTCGTACATCTCGACGACTTCAAGCCGACGTTCATCCTCGCGGTCCCGCGAGTCTTCGAGAAGGTGTTCAACGGCGCGAGCCAGAAGGCTCATGCCGACGGTAAGGGCGCAATCTTCGATCGTGCCGTCGACACCGCGATCGCCTACAGCCGAGCGCTCGACGGTCGGCGCGTACCCGTGCTGCTGCGGGCGCGTCACGCGATCTTCGACCGATTGGTCTACGGCAAGCTGCGCGCTGCGCTCGGCGGTCGCGCGCAGTACGCGATCTCCGGTGGTGCTCCGCTCGGCGAGCGACTGGCGCATTTCTTCCGCGGTATCGGCGTCCCAGTACTCGAGGGCTATGGGCTGACCGAGACGACCGCGGCGCTCGCGGTGAACCTCCCCGGTGAGACGAAGATCGGCACCGTCGGCCGCCCGATTCCCGGCACCGAGGTCAAGGTGGGCGAAGACGGCGAGCTGCTGTTCCGCGGCGGGCAGGTGTTCTCCGGCTACTGGAAGAACGACGCCGCGACCGCGGACGCGCTCGACGACGGCTGGTTCCACACCGGTGACATGGGTGAGATCGACGAGGAAGGGTTCGTCCGGATCACGGGTCGCAAGAAGGAGATTCTGGTGACCGCCGGCGGCAAGAACGTCGCACCCGCGGTGATGGAGGACATCATCCGTGCGCACCCACTCGTCAGCCAGTGCATGGTTGTCGGCGACGGCAAGCCGTTCATCGCCGCGTTGGTCACGCTCGACCCCGAGGTGATCGAGGACTGGGCTCCGGCGAACGGTAAGTCACCCGACCCCGCTGCCCTCGCCGACGACCCGGACGTCATCGCGCAGATCCAGACCGCGGTCGACGAGGCGAACGCCGCGGTGTCACGGGCAGAGTCGATCCGCAAGTTCACCATCCTGCCGATCGACTGGACCGAGGAAGGCGGACAGGTGACGCCGACCCTCAAGCTGAAGCGCAACGTCGTGATGCGGGAGTTCCGCGACGACGTCGAGTCCCTCTTCGACTAA